From a region of the Paenibacillus sp. FSL R10-2734 genome:
- the accC gene encoding acetyl-CoA carboxylase biotin carboxylase subunit: MNIQKVLIANRGEIAVRIIRACRELGISTVAVYSEPDRDSLHVRLADEAYCIGPMPSKDSYLNFTNIMSVATLTECDAIHPGYGFLAENADFAEICESCNIIFIGPSPDAINRMGDKAVAKETMKLAGVPIIPGSDGLVGDVEEAVMLGRDIGYPIIIKATAGGGGKGIRIAEDEESLVKQITAAQQEAQKAFGNAGVYLEKYLTGMKHVEIQIIADKHGNVVHLGERDCSVQRRRQKLLEEAPCSVLTSDIREAMGNAAVRAALAVNYSGAGTLEFLLGPDGQFYFMEMNTRIQVEHPVTEMVTGVDLIKEMISVAEGNPLSFTQEDIVIHGWAIECRINAEDPERNFMPSPGKIGFYLPPGGLGVRVDSAAYPGYTISPFYDSMIAKLIVWAPTRQEAVAKMKRALAEFAVEGIHTTIPFHQKLLEHPVFLDGNFDIKFLEEYEI; the protein is encoded by the coding sequence ATGAACATTCAAAAAGTGTTGATTGCCAACCGCGGCGAAATCGCGGTCCGCATTATTAGGGCCTGCCGAGAACTGGGCATTTCCACCGTCGCAGTCTATTCGGAACCCGACCGTGATTCACTGCATGTCCGGTTGGCTGATGAAGCTTACTGCATCGGTCCGATGCCGTCCAAGGACAGCTATCTGAACTTTACAAATATTATGAGTGTGGCCACCTTAACAGAATGTGATGCCATCCATCCTGGTTATGGATTTTTAGCTGAAAATGCAGATTTTGCAGAGATTTGTGAATCTTGCAATATTATCTTCATTGGGCCATCTCCAGATGCAATCAACCGTATGGGTGATAAAGCTGTGGCGAAGGAAACCATGAAGCTGGCTGGAGTTCCGATCATCCCTGGCTCAGATGGCCTTGTAGGTGATGTTGAAGAAGCCGTCATGCTGGGCCGCGATATCGGATACCCGATTATCATTAAGGCTACAGCAGGTGGCGGGGGCAAGGGCATTCGGATTGCTGAGGACGAGGAGTCATTGGTGAAGCAGATCACTGCTGCACAACAGGAAGCACAGAAGGCGTTCGGTAACGCTGGTGTATATCTGGAAAAGTACCTAACAGGCATGAAGCACGTAGAAATTCAGATCATTGCAGATAAGCATGGTAATGTAGTGCATTTAGGTGAACGTGATTGCTCCGTGCAGCGCCGTCGCCAGAAGCTGCTTGAAGAGGCTCCTTGTTCTGTGCTCACATCGGACATCCGTGAAGCGATGGGTAACGCTGCAGTTCGAGCAGCGCTTGCCGTAAATTATTCGGGAGCAGGTACGCTTGAATTCCTCCTTGGACCGGATGGACAGTTCTACTTCATGGAGATGAATACTCGTATTCAGGTGGAGCATCCGGTAACAGAAATGGTTACGGGTGTGGATTTGATTAAGGAAATGATCTCAGTTGCGGAAGGAAATCCTTTGTCATTTACACAGGAAGATATCGTGATTCATGGCTGGGCGATTGAATGCCGTATCAATGCGGAAGATCCAGAACGTAATTTTATGCCTTCACCAGGTAAGATTGGCTTTTATTTGCCGCCTGGAGGTCTCGGTGTTCGTGTAGACAGTGCAGCGTACCCTGGTTATACGATTTCTCCTTTCTATGATTCTATGATTGCAAAGCTGATTGTATGGGCACCTACACGTCAGGAAGCGGTTGCGAAGATGAAGCGCGCCTTAGCCGAATTTGCCGTGGAGGGAATACATACTACAATCCCTTTCCATCAGAAACTGTTGGAGCATCCTGTCTTTCTGGATGGTAATTTTGACATCAAGTTTCTGGAAGAGTATGAAATTTAG
- a CDS encoding Asp23/Gls24 family envelope stress response protein, producing MSTLPTEYERTEIGEIQIAPEVIEVIAGLATVEVKGVAGMSGGFAGGIVELLGRKNLSKGVKVEVGQREAAVDVSVIIEYGNRLPEVAAEIQRNVKRSIETMTGLTVVEVNVHIHDVQFKNNNTVDKNEEAETVLRVK from the coding sequence ATGAGTACATTGCCGACAGAATACGAACGGACAGAAATCGGTGAGATCCAGATCGCTCCTGAAGTGATCGAGGTGATTGCAGGTTTAGCGACCGTTGAGGTTAAAGGTGTAGCTGGCATGAGCGGCGGTTTCGCCGGTGGTATTGTTGAGCTTCTCGGACGTAAGAACTTGTCCAAAGGAGTTAAAGTAGAGGTTGGACAACGTGAAGCTGCGGTGGATGTTTCTGTAATCATTGAATATGGTAACCGTCTTCCTGAAGTAGCTGCTGAAATTCAGCGCAACGTTAAGCGTTCCATCGAGACTATGACTGGTCTGACAGTTGTGGAAGTGAATGTGCATATTCATGATGTACAATTCAAGAACAACAATACTGTAGACAAGAACGAGGAAGCTGAAACGGTTCTTCGCGTGAAATAA
- the amaP gene encoding alkaline shock response membrane anchor protein AmaP, whose protein sequence is MAKILDRLLLFVYSLSIGILSVIAILLLSGAIPKTLEIENGPAAYITAIIVAVVLFLLSIRFFYISLRRDRATLPSVDQRTEYGDIQISVETIENLSLKAAGKVKGIRDLKSRIRVSQAGLEITIRAVVDGEHSLPLLTTEVQRQVHDFVQETTGIPVADVSVYIANLTQSPSFKSRVE, encoded by the coding sequence GTGGCAAAAATTTTGGACAGACTTTTGCTGTTTGTCTACAGCTTAAGTATCGGAATACTATCTGTTATTGCCATCCTCCTCTTGAGCGGTGCGATTCCTAAAACTTTGGAAATTGAGAATGGACCAGCAGCTTACATTACTGCAATTATAGTAGCAGTTGTCTTGTTCCTTCTGAGCATCCGATTTTTCTACATCTCTTTGCGTCGTGATCGCGCTACTTTGCCTTCTGTTGATCAGCGTACTGAGTATGGGGATATCCAAATTTCAGTGGAGACCATTGAGAATTTGAGTTTGAAGGCTGCCGGTAAAGTGAAGGGAATCAGAGATCTTAAATCGCGTATTCGCGTTTCTCAGGCTGGCCTTGAAATTACAATTCGTGCAGTAGTGGATGGTGAGCATTCATTGCCGCTACTTACCACAGAAGTGCAGCGTCAGGTGCATGATTTTGTGCAGGAGACAACCGGTATTCCGGTTGCTGATGTGTCTGTATATATTGCTAACCTCACACAGTCTCCAAGCTTCAAAAGTCGAGTGGAATAG
- a CDS encoding DUF2273 domain-containing protein: MSWKEVWESHGGRIAGVTFGIGLGLIYLICGFWDMLFFALVVFIGYTLGKRKDNAEAPLFQWQELITRLSGRWRPFK; encoded by the coding sequence ATGTCTTGGAAAGAAGTATGGGAAAGTCACGGGGGTAGAATCGCCGGAGTGACTTTCGGCATTGGTCTAGGTTTGATATATTTAATTTGCGGTTTTTGGGATATGCTGTTCTTTGCACTGGTAGTGTTCATCGGATATACGCTCGGCAAGAGAAAGGATAACGCAGAGGCTCCCCTGTTTCAGTGGCAGGAGCTGATTACGCGTCTGTCCGGACGCTGGCGTCCCTTCAAGTGA
- the nusB gene encoding transcription antitermination factor NusB: protein MKRRIAREIIVQSLYQMEMNDVESAEAVEMLLEEASEENETERVITDEIQLKHYVVEHVNGVWEHKVAIDDMLEHYLKGWQMSRLSRVDRQILRLAAYEMVFANDVPAKVAVNEAIDLAKHFGTDDSGKFVNGVLGKMIQEIDTIKADHS, encoded by the coding sequence ATGAAAAGACGTATAGCGAGAGAGATTATTGTCCAAAGCCTGTATCAGATGGAAATGAACGATGTAGAAAGCGCCGAAGCCGTAGAAATGCTGTTGGAGGAAGCTTCAGAGGAGAATGAAACCGAACGTGTAATTACGGACGAGATTCAGCTCAAGCACTATGTGGTAGAGCATGTAAACGGTGTATGGGAGCACAAGGTTGCTATTGACGATATGCTTGAGCATTACTTGAAGGGCTGGCAAATGAGCCGTCTGTCACGTGTGGATCGTCAGATTTTACGTCTTGCGGCGTATGAAATGGTGTTCGCGAATGATGTTCCTGCGAAGGTTGCTGTGAATGAGGCTATAGATTTGGCTAAGCATTTTGGAACAGATGATTCTGGTAAGTTTGTAAATGGAGTTCTTGGCAAGATGATCCAAGAGATTGATACCATTAAAGCTGACCATTCTTAA
- the folD gene encoding bifunctional methylenetetrahydrofolate dehydrogenase/methenyltetrahydrofolate cyclohydrolase FolD, producing MTAAIISGKQVSEEIRIGIAQEVAELAKRGVKPGLAVILVGEDPGSQVYVRNKEKSCISLGFHSEVHKLDESTSQEELLALVAQLNGRDDIDGILVQLPLPKHIEEKAVIDAISVEKDVDGFHPVNVGNLVIGADSLLPCTPAGVIELIKRTGTGMAGKHAVVIGRSNIVGKPVSLLLQRENATVTMCHSRTANMQEISRQADILVVAIGRANFIDASYVKPGAVVIDVGMNRLDNGKLAGDVDYDSAKEVAGYITPVPGGVGPMTITMLMSNTLIAAKRRHGLE from the coding sequence ATGACAGCAGCAATCATCAGTGGTAAACAAGTATCTGAGGAAATTCGTATTGGTATTGCCCAAGAGGTTGCTGAACTGGCTAAACGTGGTGTGAAGCCCGGTCTGGCAGTAATTCTAGTAGGTGAAGATCCAGGATCACAAGTTTATGTTCGCAACAAGGAGAAATCCTGTATCAGCCTTGGTTTCCATTCGGAAGTGCATAAACTGGATGAGTCTACTTCTCAGGAAGAATTGCTGGCTCTCGTAGCGCAGCTTAATGGACGCGATGATATTGATGGTATTCTGGTTCAGCTTCCGTTGCCTAAGCATATTGAGGAAAAAGCTGTCATTGATGCAATCTCTGTGGAGAAAGACGTTGACGGCTTCCATCCTGTAAATGTAGGTAACCTAGTGATTGGTGCTGACAGTCTACTTCCTTGTACACCTGCAGGTGTAATTGAACTAATCAAACGTACAGGAACAGGTATGGCTGGTAAACATGCTGTGGTCATTGGCCGCAGTAATATTGTAGGTAAGCCAGTATCTTTGCTACTGCAACGTGAGAATGCTACGGTTACGATGTGCCACTCCCGTACAGCTAATATGCAAGAAATTAGCCGTCAAGCGGATATTCTAGTTGTTGCGATCGGACGCGCGAATTTCATTGACGCTTCGTATGTGAAGCCGGGTGCTGTAGTCATCGATGTGGGTATGAACCGTTTGGATAACGGTAAGCTCGCGGGTGACGTTGATTATGATAGTGCAAAAGAAGTTGCCGGATATATCACACCTGTTCCGGGTGGGGTTGGACCGATGACCATTACAATGCTGATGAGCAACACGCTGATTGCGGCTAAACGCCGTCACGGCTTGGAATAG
- the xseA gene encoding exodeoxyribonuclease VII large subunit, with product MAAERQVYSIKELNRYIRMKLDSDTLLSDVWIRGEISNFTHHGSGHMYFTLKDESSRIKAIMFASHNQRLPFIPKEGARVIARGNVTVYERDGQYQFYATHMQPDGIGSLYLAYEQLKSKLEKEGLFAEARKRPLPRFPKCIGVITSPTGAAVRDIVITLQRRFPQVAIVIYPVLVQGKGAAPSIVKAIGALNAMGEADVLIVGRGGGSLEELWAFNEEEVARAISASRIPVISAVGHETDFTIADFAADLRAATPTAAAELAVPHAGELAAQLRQQQQRLRQALQRRAQRGRERHAGLERSLALAGPRRSLMQHTQRLDQLRERLQRSVDARLSRSRERKAVLHHSLQRFHPHGSVAAARQRTESMRRELMGAMQARLQEKRSRYVAEIRQLDALSPLKVMSRGYSLVYDEAEEHLIKSLTEVQLGDLVVIKMNDGQLNCQVWGMKEDGKDDDEGSGT from the coding sequence ATGGCGGCAGAGCGGCAGGTCTATTCGATAAAAGAACTCAACCGTTATATCCGCATGAAGCTAGACTCTGATACTTTACTTTCGGATGTATGGATTCGCGGAGAGATTTCTAACTTTACGCATCACGGTAGCGGTCATATGTATTTTACGCTTAAGGATGAGAGCAGCCGAATCAAGGCGATTATGTTCGCTTCCCATAACCAGCGCTTACCCTTTATTCCGAAGGAAGGTGCTCGGGTAATTGCTAGAGGTAATGTGACCGTATATGAACGTGATGGGCAGTACCAGTTCTATGCCACACATATGCAGCCTGATGGAATTGGTAGTCTATATTTAGCCTATGAGCAGCTGAAGAGTAAGCTTGAGAAAGAGGGGCTGTTTGCAGAAGCGCGTAAACGCCCTTTGCCCCGCTTTCCGAAGTGTATCGGCGTGATTACTTCGCCAACGGGTGCAGCTGTACGGGATATTGTGATTACACTCCAGCGGCGGTTTCCGCAGGTGGCCATTGTAATCTATCCTGTGCTGGTGCAAGGCAAAGGTGCCGCGCCTTCCATCGTGAAGGCGATTGGAGCGCTTAACGCCATGGGTGAGGCCGACGTGCTTATCGTCGGCCGTGGCGGCGGTTCGCTTGAGGAGCTGTGGGCGTTCAACGAGGAGGAAGTCGCGCGTGCGATATCGGCATCAAGGATTCCGGTCATCTCGGCCGTTGGCCACGAGACCGACTTCACGATTGCCGATTTCGCCGCCGACCTCCGAGCGGCTACGCCTACAGCGGCCGCTGAGCTGGCCGTGCCACACGCCGGCGAGCTTGCTGCGCAGCTTCGCCAACAGCAGCAGCGGCTGCGCCAAGCGCTGCAAAGACGCGCCCAGCGCGGACGCGAGCGTCACGCGGGGCTGGAACGCTCGCTGGCGCTGGCAGGCCCGCGCCGCTCGCTGATGCAGCACACGCAGCGGCTGGACCAGCTGCGTGAGCGGCTCCAGCGCTCTGTGGATGCACGGCTCAGCCGTTCCCGCGAGCGCAAAGCTGTGCTGCATCATAGTCTGCAGCGGTTCCATCCGCATGGCAGCGTTGCCGCAGCACGTCAGCGCACCGAGAGCATGCGCCGAGAGCTGATGGGCGCCATGCAGGCTCGCCTGCAGGAGAAGCGATCTCGCTATGTAGCGGAGATTCGTCAACTGGATGCGCTGAGCCCTCTTAAGGTAATGTCGAGAGGCTACAGCTTAGTCTATGACGAGGCAGAAGAACATTTAATCAAATCGCTGACCGAAGTGCAGCTTGGCGATCTTGTAGTGATAAAGATGAATGACGGACAGCTGAACTGCCAGGTATGGGGAATGAAGGAGGATGGCAAAGACGATGACGAAGGAAGCGGAACTTGA
- the xseB gene encoding exodeoxyribonuclease VII small subunit, with the protein MTKEAELDFEGAMDRLEEIVRELEHGDVPLEKAIDLFQQGMKLSQLCGSKLEQVERKIEMITLEDGELRKKPFGARLEGDSDDSL; encoded by the coding sequence ATGACGAAGGAAGCGGAACTTGATTTTGAAGGCGCCATGGACCGGCTGGAGGAAATCGTTCGTGAGCTTGAACACGGCGACGTTCCCCTGGAGAAGGCCATCGATTTATTTCAGCAAGGCATGAAGTTATCTCAGCTTTGCGGCAGCAAGCTTGAGCAGGTGGAGCGTAAGATCGAAATGATTACCCTAGAGGACGGAGAACTGCGTAAGAAGCCGTTTGGTGCACGTCTGGAAGGGGATTCCGATGACTCGCTTTGA
- a CDS encoding polyprenyl synthetase family protein gives MTRFEHDLEKSSAGETQRQPLEDYIAFIGDLVTHELEATLPTQWKVPENLQQSMMYSLMAGGKRLRPLLVIAACEALGGSREAALPVAAAVEMVHTYSLIHDDLPAMDNDDYRRGKLTNHKVFGEATAILAGDALLTHAFYSVVQASRKFGVPAESALSIVEDLAEMAGPRGMVGGQIADMEGEQGLTDHVQLKYIHLHKTGDLIIFSLLAGGRIAGANEQQLEALHEFGTAIGLAFQIQDDILDLVGDEGKLGKKTGSDVKQQKVTYPYFIGLEASREEVKQLTETAHNAVLNGGFHDNQRLLEIADYLMARDH, from the coding sequence ATGACTCGCTTTGAGCATGATCTTGAAAAAAGCTCCGCAGGAGAAACACAGCGGCAGCCGCTGGAGGATTACATCGCGTTCATTGGTGATCTAGTCACACATGAACTAGAGGCTACTCTCCCTACGCAATGGAAGGTTCCGGAGAATTTGCAGCAATCGATGATGTATTCACTAATGGCTGGGGGCAAACGCCTCCGTCCACTGCTAGTGATAGCCGCTTGTGAAGCACTCGGAGGTAGTCGAGAGGCTGCTTTGCCTGTCGCTGCTGCAGTTGAGATGGTACATACCTACTCGTTAATTCATGATGATTTACCTGCCATGGATAATGATGATTATCGGCGTGGAAAGCTGACCAATCATAAAGTGTTTGGGGAAGCGACAGCGATCCTAGCGGGTGATGCGCTGTTAACCCATGCATTTTACAGTGTGGTACAAGCCTCGCGTAAATTTGGTGTTCCAGCAGAAAGTGCACTATCCATCGTAGAGGATCTGGCGGAAATGGCAGGTCCACGCGGCATGGTTGGCGGTCAGATTGCAGATATGGAAGGCGAGCAGGGTCTAACCGATCATGTACAGCTGAAGTACATCCATCTGCATAAGACAGGGGATTTGATTATCTTTTCGCTTTTAGCTGGCGGCCGTATTGCAGGTGCTAACGAGCAGCAACTTGAGGCTTTACATGAATTTGGAACAGCCATTGGACTCGCTTTTCAAATCCAGGATGATATTCTAGATTTGGTTGGGGACGAAGGCAAACTAGGTAAAAAAACAGGCAGTGATGTCAAACAGCAAAAAGTAACCTATCCTTATTTTATTGGCCTCGAAGCATCGCGTGAAGAGGTAAAGCAGCTTACAGAAACAGCGCATAATGCTGTACTGAACGGCGGCTTTCACGACAACCAGCGCCTGCTGGAAATCGCAGACTATTTAATGGCACGTGATCACTAA
- the dxs gene encoding 1-deoxy-D-xylulose-5-phosphate synthase → MLLPQINDPEQLKSLSIDELTTLAEEIRRFLIEKLTATGGHLGSNLGVVELTLALHYCYNSPRDKMIYDVGHQAYVHKILTGRQDRFDTLRKYQGLCGFVKRSESEHDVWEAGHSSTSLSAAMGMAMARDLKGEDNKVIAVIGDGALTGGMAFEALNHIGHEKRKLMVILNDNEMSIAPNVGAMHNYLSKIRSDRHYLRAKDEVEGLLKKIPAIGGRLAKTAEQLKNSLKYMMVPGVLFEELGFTYLGPVDGHDLEKMIDTFHQADNVAGPVLVHVLTTKGKGYKPAETDFYKSHAISPYKIESGQALKAVGPPMYTEVFGETLIELGRDDKRLIAVTPAMPGGSGLFPFAKEFPDRMIDVGIAEQHAATLCAALAMEGMKPVYAVYSTFMQRAYDQIVHDICRHNANVMFAIDRAGFVGADGETHQGVYDVAFMRHIPNMVMMMPKDENELRHMMKTALEYNDGPIAYRYPRINGTGVAMDAELRTIPIGSWERLRTGEGYAVLACGPMVQVAEEAADLLKREGIQVGVVNARFLKPLDNSMLLDLAHAGTNMVVIEEACQAGSLGSAVLEFFAENELYDARVHLMGVPDIFVEHGSIKEQRQETGLTVEALCARIKSMKALSAYSYKTTSSS, encoded by the coding sequence GTGCTGCTTCCACAAATAAATGATCCTGAGCAACTGAAATCACTGTCAATCGATGAATTAACTACCCTAGCGGAGGAAATCCGTCGATTTCTAATTGAGAAGCTTACAGCAACTGGTGGGCATCTCGGATCCAATTTGGGTGTCGTGGAGCTCACTTTGGCTTTACATTATTGCTATAACAGTCCTCGGGACAAAATGATTTACGACGTTGGGCACCAGGCCTATGTCCACAAGATATTGACCGGTCGTCAAGACCGCTTCGATACCCTGCGTAAATATCAGGGCTTGTGCGGCTTCGTCAAACGCTCCGAAAGTGAGCATGATGTCTGGGAAGCTGGACATAGCAGCACCTCTTTATCAGCAGCTATGGGGATGGCTATGGCCCGCGATCTCAAGGGTGAAGACAACAAAGTGATTGCCGTGATTGGTGACGGGGCTCTTACTGGCGGAATGGCGTTTGAAGCACTTAACCATATTGGCCATGAGAAGCGTAAGCTGATGGTTATTTTGAATGATAATGAAATGTCGATTGCTCCTAATGTAGGCGCGATGCACAATTATCTAAGCAAAATTCGTTCAGATCGCCACTATTTGCGCGCCAAAGACGAGGTTGAAGGGCTCCTTAAGAAGATCCCGGCCATCGGAGGGCGTCTAGCGAAGACTGCTGAACAGTTAAAGAACAGCCTGAAATATATGATGGTACCTGGTGTTCTTTTCGAGGAACTCGGCTTTACTTATCTAGGTCCAGTAGATGGGCATGATCTGGAGAAGATGATTGACACCTTCCACCAAGCAGATAACGTGGCTGGGCCTGTGTTGGTGCATGTACTAACAACTAAAGGTAAGGGCTACAAACCGGCTGAAACCGATTTTTATAAATCGCATGCCATTTCCCCTTACAAAATCGAGTCGGGCCAAGCGCTTAAAGCTGTGGGTCCACCGATGTACACAGAAGTGTTCGGCGAGACGCTGATCGAACTGGGACGTGATGACAAACGACTCATTGCTGTTACCCCTGCGATGCCAGGAGGCTCGGGATTATTTCCTTTTGCTAAGGAATTTCCGGATCGTATGATTGATGTCGGGATTGCTGAGCAGCATGCAGCTACGCTGTGCGCAGCCTTGGCTATGGAAGGTATGAAGCCGGTGTATGCGGTGTATTCTACCTTCATGCAGCGTGCTTATGATCAGATTGTCCATGATATTTGCCGTCATAACGCGAATGTCATGTTCGCCATTGATCGTGCTGGATTTGTGGGTGCCGATGGTGAGACCCATCAGGGTGTGTATGATGTTGCTTTTATGCGTCATATTCCTAATATGGTGATGATGATGCCAAAAGACGAGAATGAGCTGCGTCATATGATGAAGACGGCGCTTGAATATAATGATGGCCCGATTGCTTACCGCTATCCACGTATTAACGGAACGGGTGTGGCAATGGATGCTGAGCTGCGTACCATTCCAATTGGTTCGTGGGAGCGGCTGCGTACAGGTGAAGGTTATGCTGTGTTGGCCTGCGGACCTATGGTTCAAGTGGCTGAAGAAGCTGCTGATCTGCTGAAACGGGAAGGTATTCAGGTGGGCGTTGTAAATGCACGTTTCCTGAAGCCACTAGATAACTCTATGCTGCTTGATTTGGCTCACGCTGGAACCAATATGGTTGTTATTGAAGAGGCTTGCCAAGCGGGAAGTCTCGGCAGTGCGGTATTGGAATTCTTCGCAGAGAATGAGCTTTATGACGCGCGTGTACATCTGATGGGTGTACCTGACATCTTTGTGGAGCACGGCTCCATTAAGGAACAACGTCAGGAAACGGGCCTTACTGTAGAAGCACTATGTGCGCGTATCAAATCCATGAAGGCTTTAAGTGCTTATAGCTACAAGACGACTTCGTCTTCCTAA